One window of the Candidatus Nealsonbacteria bacterium genome contains the following:
- a CDS encoding HAD-IC family P-type ATPase — protein MKNNLFHSKSIEKTLEELSSHPEGLTLEEVKNRWQKFGPNEIPEKGAPHPVFIFFRQFRSFLIYILIGAALFSFFTGHIFDVSIILAVLLFNAVMGFVQEHKAERAIRALKKIVVDFTNVIREGELLKIPTKDLVPGDIILLEQGDRIPADARLLELKNFRTIESALTGESLPTDKNPEELPEKTPLADQKNMVWLGTFVASGQAKAVVIATGLKTALGQIAQSLEEIKPLKTHFKIKTDLFAKQMAGIAFTSATIVFLIGFIVKHLEFEETFRFAVASLVSGIPEGLPAALVIVLAVGARRMAKRKAIIRNLQATETAGVINVIATDKTGTLTQNTMDVEKIILLEQEEITVSGEGWSPKGQFFQKGKVIFPLENPQLRKLLHIACIWNNAKLIKEDNKKNIYKIIGDPTEAAQVVLAEKAGLKKETLLGKEKKIDDLPFNQELKYGASLIERSEEEKIIKKEVYVSGAPETILKFSVLGVGEVEEDKSSSSPFATARVKEEMLKKVDDLAKEGLRVIGLAYKTVPLETEKLTEDLIKDLVFAGMVGMEDPPRPEVKEAIAKAKTAGIRVLMKTGDHKETALAIAKNIGMVDEKAEALTQMDLEELSEKEFDEAVKNVSIFARLTPQMKLKILESLQKQGYVVAMTGDGVNDAPALKKADIGIAMGQIGTDVARESSSVVLADDNFASIVNAIEEGRTVFTNVKQVSLFLITTNFAEVATLVLSLIIGVYLWGETVLIILPAAILFLNMVTGGFTVAPLATEPRHENVLNRPPRKKEENILSKDVLPFLALMIVIMTVLTIFVFNVFIEQGSLGKARAGAFAVMALTQLFNVLNMRSLSQSIFKIGFFSNKFIMAGMTASVLAILGALFVQRIAERFGFEPLFVSEFLIIALFSSLVLWGGELYKWWRRRG, from the coding sequence ATGAAAAACAATTTATTTCATTCAAAATCAATTGAAAAAACTCTAGAAGAACTTTCTTCTCATCCGGAAGGATTGACTTTGGAAGAAGTCAAAAACCGTTGGCAAAAATTCGGCCCCAATGAAATACCGGAAAAAGGGGCGCCGCACCCAGTTTTTATTTTTTTTAGGCAGTTTCGCTCTTTTTTAATATATATTCTTATTGGAGCAGCCCTTTTTTCCTTTTTTACCGGCCATATATTTGATGTTTCTATAATTTTGGCCGTTCTTTTATTTAATGCGGTTATGGGCTTTGTCCAGGAGCATAAAGCAGAAAGAGCAATTCGTGCCCTTAAAAAGATTGTTGTTGATTTTACTAATGTTATTAGGGAGGGGGAGTTGTTGAAAATTCCGACTAAGGACTTAGTTCCCGGGGACATTATTTTATTGGAACAAGGAGATAGAATTCCGGCTGACGCCAGATTGTTAGAATTAAAAAATTTTAGAACCATAGAGTCGGCCTTAACTGGCGAGTCCTTGCCGACAGATAAGAACCCTGAAGAATTACCGGAAAAAACACCCTTGGCTGACCAGAAAAATATGGTTTGGCTGGGAACCTTTGTTGCCTCAGGTCAGGCAAAAGCAGTAGTTATAGCAACCGGATTAAAGACTGCCTTGGGTCAAATCGCTCAAAGTTTAGAAGAAATTAAGCCCCTAAAAACTCATTTCAAAATAAAAACCGACTTATTCGCAAAACAAATGGCCGGAATTGCTTTTACTAGCGCGACCATTGTCTTTCTTATTGGATTTATTGTCAAACATCTTGAGTTTGAAGAGACCTTTAGGTTTGCCGTGGCTTCTTTGGTTTCAGGAATCCCTGAAGGACTGCCAGCTGCTTTAGTTATTGTTTTGGCTGTTGGAGCCCGTCGTATGGCAAAAAGAAAGGCCATTATCAGAAACCTTCAAGCGACTGAAACGGCTGGCGTGATAAACGTCATTGCCACTGATAAAACCGGAACCCTTACCCAAAATACGATGGATGTAGAAAAGATAATTTTATTAGAACAAGAAGAAATTACGGTTTCCGGGGAAGGTTGGAGCCCAAAGGGTCAATTTTTCCAAAAAGGAAAAGTTATTTTCCCCTTAGAAAATCCTCAATTACGAAAACTTTTGCATATTGCTTGTATTTGGAACAACGCCAAATTAATAAAAGAAGATAATAAAAAAAACATTTACAAAATTATCGGCGACCCAACTGAAGCAGCTCAAGTTGTTTTAGCCGAGAAAGCCGGCCTTAAAAAAGAAACATTGCTGGGAAAAGAAAAAAAGATAGATGATTTGCCCTTTAATCAGGAATTAAAATACGGCGCTTCGTTGATTGAGCGAAGCGAAGAAGAAAAGATAATCAAGAAGGAAGTTTATGTTTCCGGCGCTCCTGAAACCATATTAAAATTTTCTGTTTTGGGAGTTGGCGAGGTCGAAGAAGATAAATCTTCTTCTTCCCCCTTCGCTACGGCTCGGGTAAAAGAGGAAATGTTAAAAAAAGTAGATGATTTGGCAAAAGAGGGCTTGAGGGTTATTGGATTGGCTTACAAAACCGTTCCTTTGGAAACAGAAAAACTGACCGAGGACCTAATCAAAGACCTGGTTTTTGCCGGAATGGTCGGAATGGAAGATCCGCCCAGGCCCGAAGTAAAAGAAGCCATTGCCAAGGCAAAAACAGCCGGAATAAGAGTTCTTATGAAAACCGGTGACCATAAGGAGACTGCTTTGGCTATTGCTAAAAACATTGGAATGGTTGACGAAAAAGCAGAAGCCCTAACCCAAATGGATTTAGAAGAGTTGTCTGAAAAGGAGTTTGATGAAGCGGTTAAGAATGTTTCAATTTTTGCCCGTTTAACGCCGCAAATGAAATTAAAAATTTTAGAAAGTTTGCAAAAACAGGGCTATGTTGTGGCTATGACCGGAGACGGCGTAAATGACGCCCCGGCTTTAAAAAAGGCCGATATCGGCATTGCTATGGGCCAGATTGGCACCGATGTTGCCAGAGAAAGTAGTTCTGTGGTTCTGGCCGACGATAATTTCGCCTCTATTGTCAATGCTATTGAAGAAGGAAGAACGGTTTTTACCAATGTTAAACAAGTAAGTTTGTTTTTAATCACCACTAATTTTGCCGAAGTCGCGACTTTAGTCCTTTCTTTAATTATTGGCGTTTACTTATGGGGAGAGACCGTTTTGATTATTTTGCCAGCCGCTATTTTATTTCTTAATATGGTTACTGGTGGTTTTACTGTTGCTCCTTTAGCTACAGAGCCACGCCATGAAAACGTTTTAAACAGGCCCCCGAGAAAAAAAGAGGAAAACATTTTGTCTAAGGACGTTCTGCCGTTTTTGGCTTTAATGATTGTGATTATGACTGTTCTTACTATTTTTGTGTTTAATGTTTTTATAGAGCAAGGTTCTTTGGGAAAAGCCAGAGCCGGGGCTTTTGCCGTCATGGCCCTGACTCAATTATTTAATGTGCTTAATATGAGGTCTCTTTCTCAGTCCATTTTTAAAATAGGGTTCTTTTCTAATAAATTCATAATGGCTGGAATGACAGCTTCTGTTTTAGCGATATTAGGAGCTCTCTTTGTCCAAAGAATAGCTGAAAGATTTGGCTTTGAGCCCCTGTTTGTTTCAGAATTTTTAATCATAGCCCTGTTTTCCTCTTTGGTTTTGTGGGGCGGAGAATTATATAAATGGTGGCGTCGAAGAGGATGA
- a CDS encoding PH domain-containing protein translates to MIQLFEGEKIILERRRHWYVIFIEGLIIFVLAILPFFIFLIGGVFPQLGQLLFGQLKMIMAVLFFLCLWWQWLWIIFFIFWTNYYLDVIIVTDKRIIDIEQKGLFNREQVIVHLKNIQDIKVEVFGILASLLKFGNLHIQTAGATKEVLIKKIPKPHEIKNTISEIIVQNYP, encoded by the coding sequence ATGATTCAACTTTTTGAGGGAGAAAAAATAATTTTGGAAAGAAGAAGGCATTGGTACGTTATTTTTATTGAAGGGCTGATTATTTTTGTTTTGGCCATTCTGCCGTTTTTTATTTTTTTAATAGGAGGGGTTTTTCCCCAGTTGGGGCAATTGCTTTTCGGTCAACTGAAAATGATAATGGCTGTTTTGTTTTTTTTATGTCTTTGGTGGCAGTGGCTTTGGATAATATTTTTTATTTTTTGGACCAACTATTACCTGGACGTCATTATTGTTACCGATAAACGAATTATTGATATTGAACAAAAGGGACTATTTAACCGTGAGCAGGTCATAGTTCATCTCAAAAATATTCAGGATATAAAAGTGGAAGTTTTTGGGATATTGGCAAGCTTGCTCAAATTCGGAAACTTGCATATTCAAACCGCCGGGGCGACAAAAGAGGTTTTAATCAAAAAAATACCAAAACCCCATGAGATTAAAAACACCATTTCAGAGATTATCGTCCAAAATTATCCTTAA
- the greA gene encoding transcription elongation factor GreA: protein MKYFTKKGLEKLKKELDYSKKVKRKEIAERIREAASFGDRSENFAYQQAKEDQAFLEGRILELENIIRQAKIIEKKDVENIKEVQIGSFIAVNSGNNERKEFQIVGPEEANPFEGKISFQSPLGKSLLGKRVGQEIGVETPAGKVKYEILKID from the coding sequence ATGAAGTATTTTACCAAAAAGGGATTGGAAAAATTAAAAAAGGAATTAGATTATTCAAAAAAAGTAAAAAGAAAAGAAATTGCCGAAAGAATAAGAGAGGCGGCTTCTTTTGGCGATAGGTCAGAAAACTTTGCCTATCAACAGGCAAAAGAAGACCAAGCCTTTTTAGAAGGCAGGATTTTGGAATTGGAAAACATAATTCGTCAGGCAAAGATAATTGAAAAGAAAGATGTTGAAAATATTAAAGAGGTTCAAATTGGTTCTTTTATTGCGGTTAATTCCGGCAATAATGAAAGAAAAGAATTTCAAATTGTCGGCCCCGAAGAAGCCAATCCTTTTGAAGGGAAAATTTCTTTTCAGTCACCTTTGGGGAAATCTCTTTTAGGGAAAAGAGTAGGCCAAGAAATAGGGGTTGAGACGCCGGCCGGTAAAGTTAAATATGAAATTTTAAAAATAGATTGA
- a CDS encoding metallophosphoesterase — MNKIILIIFLPLFLVFGYYILFFEPNNIQIEKQVIAIENLPQRFDGVKIVQLSDFHSLWFGSREKKVLEMLEKLNPDFVFITGDFVDPITKAITDRKLNSVKIFWQKLGEKYENRIFGVLGNHDTKFVKNYLIESGITILDNENKKLILNNEHIYLVGVDDPWTRRANLSKAMEGIENEGPKILLAHAAEIINEAVKEKIDLVLVGHTHGGQVNIPIVGRLIQPLSKYGRKYTSGLFRIEDTYLYVNRGIGTSILPIRFNCPPEITLIELKK, encoded by the coding sequence ATGAATAAAATAATTCTAATAATATTTTTACCCCTATTTTTGGTTTTTGGTTATTACATTTTATTTTTTGAGCCAAATAATATTCAAATTGAAAAACAGGTTATTGCTATTGAAAATTTACCCCAGAGATTTGACGGAGTAAAAATTGTTCAGCTTTCAGATTTTCATTCTTTATGGTTTGGCAGCCGAGAAAAAAAGGTTTTAGAAATGCTTGAAAAATTGAACCCGGATTTTGTTTTTATTACCGGTGACTTTGTTGACCCAATCACAAAAGCGATAACTGATAGAAAGTTAAATTCGGTCAAAATTTTTTGGCAGAAATTAGGAGAAAAATACGAAAATCGGATATTCGGAGTTTTGGGTAATCACGATACTAAATTTGTAAAAAATTATCTAATAGAAAGCGGAATCACTATTTTAGACAACGAAAACAAAAAACTAATTCTTAATAATGAACACATTTATTTAGTCGGAGTAGATGATCCCTGGACCCGTCGCGCCAATTTGTCAAAAGCAATGGAAGGGATTGAAAATGAAGGGCCAAAGATATTATTAGCTCACGCGGCAGAGATAATCAATGAAGCGGTAAAAGAAAAAATAGATTTGGTCTTGGTTGGTCATACTCACGGCGGCCAAGTTAATATTCCGATTGTCGGTAGATTAATCCAGCCCCTTTCAAAATATGGTCGGAAATATACTAGCGGGCTTTTTAGAATAGAAGACACTTATTTATATGTTAACCGAGGGATTGGCACCTCTATTTTACCAATCAGATTTAATTGTCCGCCTGAAATTACTTTGATTGAATTAAAAAAATGA